A portion of the Babylonia areolata isolate BAREFJ2019XMU chromosome 16, ASM4173473v1, whole genome shotgun sequence genome contains these proteins:
- the LOC143290964 gene encoding protein ABHD13-like: MSMKNMINEQPVTESKEVDSKMPRRRNVIGKGFKTIELVSRIVLAVVVRFWRLCTTGLLVIVLLFCVHGGILAFTFLVLGILGLMFHAQDMLLYHPEVPPESRLYVILPSAFHLPFENHTVQTQDGTKINLVFVKQPNPGSPTLLYLHGNAGNIGHRMHNVLGLYTACGFNVLLVEYRGYGRSEGSPSENGLYMDAEAAMDFLLHRSDLDQRQICVFGRSLGGAVAIHLAASPLYTQHISAVVLENTFTSIPSMGQHIFRTKLISYIPHWCYKNLFPSQSRVSRIQQPTLFMCGMKDELVPPAMMQALYASSGSQMKRVEAFPTGTHNETWMCPGYYEAFISFMLQVQHTQGRSPIVPHPSSSSPGSGGGGGMGGGGGGGGRSVAVDLRGHTAV, from the exons ATGTCGATGAAAAACATGATTAATGAGCAACCTGTCACAGAAAGCAAAGAAGTGGATTCAAAAATGCCTCGAAGACGAAACGTTATCGGGAAAGGTTTTAAAACGATAGAGTTGGTGAGCCGAATCGTTCTTGCTGTTGTCGTCAGGTTTTGGCGTCTTTGTACCACAGGACTGCTGGTTATCGTGCTTCTATTCTGTGTCCATGGAGGAATACTGGCCTTTACATTCTTAGTATTGGGGATTTTGG GGCTGATGTTCCATGCCCAAGACATGCTCCTGTACCACCCTGAAGTGCCACCAGAGTCTCGCCTTTACGTCATCTTGCCCAGCGCCTTCCACTTGCCGTTTGAGAACCACACGGTGCAGACACAGGATGGCACCAAGATCAACCTGGTCTTTGTCAAACAGCCTAACCCTGGCTCCCCCACGCTTCTCTACCTGCATGGCAATGCTGGCAATATAGGACACAG AATGCACAATGTGCTTGGACTATACACAGCTTGTGGCTTCAATGTTTTACTAGTCGAGTACCGTGGCTATGGTCGCAGTGAAGGCAGCCCTTCAGAAAATG gTCTGTACATGGACGCAGAGGCTGCCATGGACTTTTTGCTTCACAGAAGTGACCTTGACCAGCGACAGATCTGCGTGTTCGGTCGCTCGCTGGGGGGCGCCGTCGCCATCCACCTGGCGGCCTCGCCCCTGTACACTCAGCACATCAGCGCCGTCGTGCTGGAGAACACGTTCACCTCCATTCCCTCCATGGGGCAGCATATATTTCGCACAAAGCTGATCAGCTACATTCCTCACTGGTGCTACAAGAACCTg tttccCTCCCAAAGCCGAGTATCTCGGATTCAGCAGCCCACGTTGTTCATGTGTGGGATGAAAGATGAGTTGGTGCCTCCTGCCATGATGCAGGCGCTCTATGCA aGCTCTGGCAGCCAGATGAAGCGCGTGGAAGCGTTCCCGACGGGCACGCACAACGAAACCTGGATGTGCCCTGGCTATTATGAAGCCTTCATTAGCTTCATGCTACAG GTGCAGCATACGCAGGGAAGATCCCCCATAGtgcctcatccctcctcctcctctcctggcagcggtggtggtggtggtatgggtggtggtggtggtggtggcggcaggaGTGTGGCGGTGGACCTGAGGGGACACACTGCGGTGTGA